A window of Acinetobacter sp. TR3 contains these coding sequences:
- a CDS encoding DUF1656 domain-containing protein, which produces MGEINVYGIYIPILLVQAIIAYVLFKLMSPLIDRLVMRGWVVLPNIFNLCLYLGLLLCMHWLCLYLQGTSL; this is translated from the coding sequence ATGGGTGAGATTAACGTTTATGGAATCTATATTCCAATTCTTTTGGTGCAAGCCATCATCGCCTACGTGCTTTTTAAGCTGATGAGTCCACTGATCGATCGTTTAGTTATGAGAGGTTGGGTTGTACTACCGAACATTTTCAACTTGTGTTTGTACTTGGGATTGTTGCTGTGTATGCATTGGTTATGTCTTTATTTACAAGGTACAAGCCTTTAA
- a CDS encoding HlyD family secretion protein: MNAFDVRKVIRPIVLVLSVLIAIYAVVHLWNYYNAAPWTRDGRVRGDVIQVASDVNGLVTEVLVQDNQTVKKGQVLFKIDVERQALDVEQAKSDLAKANAGLAQARANLVGSKANLVKTEANMKLAEKNAARYASLMDGAISKQEQDQVFATRDQAIAEKEQLAASIEQAEAAIQQQQALIDVANSNLHLAQLNMSRSAVVAPADGTLANFDLRVGNYVKVGQAVAALLDRRQLYVVGYFEETKLNRIHVGDAATVQLMGDRQLIRGHVQGIATGIEDRERSGSSNLLANVNPTFSWVRLAQRVPVKIVLDEQPQNPLAFVSGRTATVRIIEK, translated from the coding sequence ATGAATGCATTTGATGTACGAAAAGTCATACGTCCAATTGTATTAGTACTTTCGGTTTTGATTGCGATATATGCAGTCGTGCATTTATGGAATTACTACAATGCTGCACCGTGGACACGTGATGGTCGTGTGCGTGGTGATGTGATTCAAGTGGCTTCGGATGTGAATGGATTAGTAACTGAGGTTCTGGTACAGGACAATCAAACGGTAAAGAAAGGACAAGTTCTTTTCAAGATTGATGTTGAACGTCAAGCGCTTGATGTTGAACAAGCTAAATCTGATTTAGCAAAAGCCAATGCTGGTTTGGCTCAGGCGCGTGCAAACTTAGTCGGTTCAAAGGCAAATTTGGTCAAGACTGAAGCTAATATGAAATTGGCTGAGAAGAATGCAGCACGTTATGCCAGTTTGATGGATGGTGCAATCTCTAAGCAAGAGCAAGATCAGGTTTTTGCTACACGCGATCAGGCGATTGCGGAAAAAGAGCAGCTAGCAGCGAGTATTGAACAGGCCGAGGCTGCTATTCAACAACAGCAAGCTTTGATCGACGTGGCGAATAGCAATTTACATTTAGCTCAGCTCAATATGAGTCGTTCGGCAGTCGTTGCACCTGCGGATGGGACCTTAGCTAACTTTGATTTACGTGTTGGGAATTATGTTAAAGTTGGGCAAGCGGTTGCTGCGCTGCTAGATCGTCGTCAGCTTTATGTCGTGGGCTATTTTGAAGAAACCAAATTGAATCGTATTCATGTCGGTGATGCTGCAACGGTACAGTTGATGGGGGATCGCCAGTTAATTCGTGGTCATGTTCAAGGTATTGCAACAGGGATCGAAGATCGTGAGCGTTCTGGTAGTTCTAATCTATTGGCAAATGTAAACCCTACTTTTAGTTGGGTACGTTTAGCGCAACGTGTGCCTGTAAAAATTGTTTTAGATGAACAACCTCAGAATCCATTGGCTTTTGTTTCAGGGCGAACTGCAACCGTGAGAATTATTGAGAAATAA
- the ruvX gene encoding Holliday junction resolvase RuvX, whose amino-acid sequence MPDFKTSQSIMAFDFGTQKMGIAIGQSTIESANPLPLFVMKDGIPDWNQLLKLVKEWQPNLFLVGLPLNMDDSESELSARARKFARRLRHQTNIATWMVDERLTTREAREELESYQNKGQAKRLSADSFAAALLIQSWYRDPNGITP is encoded by the coding sequence ATGCCTGATTTTAAAACTTCGCAATCTATTATGGCCTTTGATTTTGGTACTCAAAAAATGGGGATCGCAATTGGTCAATCAACTATTGAGAGTGCTAATCCTTTGCCATTATTCGTCATGAAAGATGGTATCCCTGACTGGAACCAGCTATTAAAACTCGTCAAAGAATGGCAACCCAATCTTTTTTTAGTCGGTTTGCCATTAAATATGGATGATAGTGAATCTGAACTCTCCGCTCGCGCACGAAAATTTGCACGACGTTTGCGTCATCAAACCAATATTGCAACGTGGATGGTGGATGAGCGCTTGACTACACGCGAAGCGAGAGAAGAACTTGAGTCTTATCAAAACAAAGGCCAAGCAAAACGATTATCGGCTGATAGTTTCGCAGCTGCACTACTCATTCAAAGCTGGTATCGTGATCCTAATGGAATAACACCTTAA
- a CDS encoding YqgE/AlgH family protein encodes MTKQYLTHRCLIAPPDITDDFFANTVIYVARHDEDGAQGIIINRPSELQIKELLNDLEIDADNVQPHAVLQGGPLRPEAGFVLHTGQPTWHSSIAVGENVCITTSKDILDAIAHNEGVGRYQIALGYASWGKNQLEEEMARGDWLICDSDMDLIFNLPYGDRWDAAYKKMGVDRTWFASEIGHA; translated from the coding sequence GTGACGAAACAATATCTAACTCACCGTTGTCTCATCGCTCCACCAGACATAACAGATGACTTCTTTGCCAATACTGTTATCTATGTGGCACGCCATGATGAAGATGGTGCACAAGGCATTATTATCAATCGCCCTTCTGAGTTACAGATCAAAGAATTATTGAATGATTTAGAGATTGATGCAGATAATGTACAACCTCATGCCGTGTTGCAAGGTGGACCATTACGCCCAGAAGCAGGTTTTGTCCTACATACAGGTCAACCTACTTGGCATTCATCAATCGCAGTCGGTGAAAATGTTTGCATTACCACCAGTAAAGATATTTTGGATGCAATTGCACATAACGAAGGTGTCGGTCGTTACCAAATTGCCCTAGGCTATGCCAGCTGGGGCAAAAATCAGCTTGAAGAAGAAATGGCACGTGGTGACTGGCTGATTTGTGACTCAGATATGGATTTAATCTTTAATCTACCTTACGGCGATCGTTGGGATGCGGCATACAAAAAAATGGGGGTAGACCGTACATGGTTTGCTTCAGAGATTGGTCATGCCTGA
- the recN gene encoding DNA repair protein RecN, which yields MLTHLTLINFALADHLALDIEQGFNVLTGETGAGKSLLLDALSACLGERTDTNYVRYGADKADVTAVFSYQAESAEAKWLTEHELDDDSGEIHLRRVIFATGRSKAWINGRPSSLSELKEIGRLLVQLYSQHSQQQLLEPPYPKHWLDRYHNFAEPADAVREAYSTWQKNIRQHQAALDAQATRIQKIQNLESQIEELEEIVQTDYREMEQEFDRLSHHEHIMQDCSYSLNVLDEAEQNITQEVASIIRRLESHAGRSEQLSNIYNSLLNAQSEIEDATASLRQFIDRQSFDPERMEQLNTTLEIFHRLARKHRTQPELLKQEYETWQQELEQLHLLEDPATLAEQVEISYQIFMQKAEHLDHIRRAAAVPLAKQLTEQVKPLALPEAYFEFKFEPMEANAEGLSFIQLLFTANKGIPAQPLARVASGGELSRIALVMQVMNAEKTESEVLVFDEIDVGISGGTAEVVGRLLADLAQHVQLLCITHQAQVAAQSDQHLLVKKQQTDPASSTIIELNEEQRILELARMSGGVEISETTLQHAKQLRQLKFQSA from the coding sequence ATGCTCACCCATTTAACTTTAATTAATTTTGCACTTGCAGACCATTTAGCTTTAGATATTGAACAAGGTTTCAATGTTTTGACTGGGGAAACTGGTGCAGGAAAATCGTTATTGTTAGATGCACTGTCTGCATGCTTGGGTGAACGTACCGATACCAACTATGTCCGTTATGGTGCAGATAAAGCAGACGTCACTGCTGTGTTTAGTTATCAAGCTGAAAGTGCGGAAGCAAAATGGCTTACAGAACATGAACTAGATGATGATTCTGGTGAGATTCATTTAAGACGTGTCATATTTGCGACAGGTCGAAGCAAAGCATGGATCAATGGGCGCCCAAGTAGCTTGTCTGAGTTAAAAGAAATTGGACGCTTACTGGTACAACTTTATAGCCAGCATAGCCAACAGCAATTACTTGAGCCCCCTTATCCGAAGCACTGGTTAGATCGTTATCATAATTTTGCCGAACCAGCAGATGCAGTACGTGAAGCGTATAGCACATGGCAAAAAAACATTCGCCAACATCAAGCCGCTTTAGATGCGCAAGCCACACGTATTCAAAAAATACAAAATTTAGAATCTCAAATTGAAGAACTTGAAGAGATTGTCCAAACGGATTATCGAGAGATGGAACAAGAGTTTGATCGTCTCAGCCATCATGAACATATTATGCAAGACTGTAGTTACAGTCTAAATGTCTTGGATGAGGCGGAACAAAATATCACTCAAGAAGTTGCTTCAATCATTCGTCGTTTAGAGTCTCATGCAGGACGCAGTGAACAGTTATCAAATATTTATAATTCGTTACTCAATGCGCAAAGTGAGATTGAAGATGCAACCGCGAGTTTACGCCAATTTATTGATCGCCAAAGCTTTGATCCTGAAAGAATGGAACAGCTCAATACAACCTTAGAAATTTTCCATCGTCTCGCGCGCAAACACCGTACCCAACCTGAATTACTCAAACAAGAATATGAAACTTGGCAACAGGAATTAGAGCAATTACATCTATTAGAAGATCCTGCAACCTTAGCGGAACAAGTAGAAATTTCTTATCAAATTTTTATGCAAAAAGCTGAACATCTAGATCATATTCGTCGTGCAGCCGCAGTTCCATTGGCGAAGCAATTGACTGAACAAGTGAAGCCGCTTGCTCTACCAGAAGCATATTTTGAATTTAAATTCGAGCCAATGGAAGCAAATGCCGAAGGCCTCAGCTTTATTCAGCTTCTTTTCACTGCCAATAAAGGGATTCCTGCACAACCGCTGGCTCGCGTTGCTTCTGGCGGTGAACTCTCTCGTATTGCACTGGTCATGCAAGTGATGAATGCCGAAAAAACAGAATCCGAAGTTTTGGTCTTTGATGAAATTGATGTCGGAATTAGTGGCGGTACGGCCGAAGTGGTTGGTCGTTTACTCGCCGATCTAGCTCAGCATGTACAACTACTCTGTATCACCCACCAAGCTCAAGTTGCTGCACAATCTGACCAACACCTATTGGTCAAAAAACAACAAACAGATCCAGCAAGCAGTACTATTATTGAGTTAAATGAAGAACAACGTATTCTAGAACTAGCACGTATGTCTGGCGGCGTTGAGATTAGCGAAACCACCTTGCAACATGCCAAACAACTGCGTCAACTAAAATTTCAATCCGCTTAA
- the ppnP gene encoding pyrimidine/purine nucleoside phosphorylase produces the protein MSSVQFDHVTVIKKSNVYFGGACISHTVQFEDGTKKTLGVILPTEQALTFETHVPERMEIISGECRVKIADSTESELFRAGQSFYVPGNSVFHIETDEVLDYVCHLEG, from the coding sequence ATGAGTTCAGTGCAGTTTGATCATGTTACGGTCATTAAAAAGTCAAATGTATATTTTGGTGGGGCATGTATCAGCCATACTGTACAATTTGAAGATGGTACTAAAAAGACATTAGGTGTGATTTTACCTACTGAACAGGCATTAACTTTTGAAACACATGTGCCAGAACGTATGGAAATCATTTCTGGTGAATGTCGTGTAAAAATCGCAGATAGTACAGAAAGTGAGTTATTCCGCGCAGGTCAGTCTTTTTATGTCCCAGGAAATAGTGTTTTCCACATCGAGACTGATGAAGTACTTGATTATGTATGTCATTTAGAAGGTTAA
- the rlmB gene encoding 23S rRNA (guanosine(2251)-2'-O)-methyltransferase RlmB, which yields MAKPEYYYGVHSVESLLELEPERVLTLFTLKGRDDQRLQKILQLAEPFGISVQKASRDSLEKLAGLPFHQGVVAAVRPHPTLNEKDLDELMQQSPDALLLALDQVTDPHNLGACIRTAAAMGVQAVIVPRDRSASLTPTARKVAAGGAEKVKFIQVTNLARTLAHLKETTHTRVVGTMLDEKALPIQQCDFKGAVVIVMGAEDTGLRPITQSQCDHTVYIPMSGDLQSLNVSVATGMALYEACRQRSVV from the coding sequence ATGGCAAAACCTGAATATTATTATGGCGTTCATTCGGTTGAGTCATTATTGGAGTTAGAGCCTGAACGCGTTTTGACTTTATTTACCTTAAAAGGTCGTGATGACCAGCGATTACAAAAGATTTTGCAACTCGCAGAACCTTTTGGTATTAGCGTCCAAAAGGCGAGTCGGGATAGCTTGGAAAAGCTTGCAGGCTTACCTTTTCACCAAGGTGTAGTGGCTGCAGTTCGACCACATCCAACCTTAAATGAAAAAGATTTAGACGAATTGATGCAGCAGTCACCGGACGCTTTGTTACTGGCATTAGATCAAGTGACTGATCCGCATAATCTCGGTGCATGTATTCGTACTGCAGCTGCGATGGGTGTTCAGGCGGTGATTGTGCCACGTGATCGTTCAGCTAGTTTAACCCCGACGGCACGTAAAGTTGCAGCAGGTGGGGCGGAAAAAGTTAAGTTCATTCAAGTGACTAACTTAGCTCGAACCTTAGCTCATTTAAAAGAGACCACACATACACGTGTTGTTGGCACAATGCTAGATGAAAAAGCATTGCCAATTCAGCAATGTGACTTTAAGGGTGCAGTTGTCATTGTTATGGGTGCGGAAGACACAGGTTTAAGACCGATTACTCAGTCTCAATGTGATCACACGGTATATATTCCGATGTCTGGTGATTTACAAAGTCTAAATGTGAGTGTCGCAACTGGTATGGCACTTTATGAAGCATGTCGCCAGCGTAGTGTTGTATAA
- a CDS encoding DMT family transporter: MTARTQGYLFVLITMCIWGGFTIFSRLNLHWHVSAWDLVAMRFAIAFLILMPVLIYKKDLAFLWHPRPVILALTGGLAYCLTVYTAFLQAPAAHAAIFLNGCIPLCTAVAAYLLFKQPFDKHTWLSLSIMLSALVLMSYLMLHDQAAAFGLGDLLFFISAVWWGVFTVLLKQWKLSAWHSMASVAIWSAIIYLPVYILFVPKHFQEAEPIHLVIQGLFHGVLVVIIATLTYVAAIERLGAFKTGSIVTLAPFIAAVIAVPLLDEPLNTAIACGLVGMGIGALQPWRWFKKDTLSERLAQQKQD; this comes from the coding sequence ATGACTGCTCGTACACAAGGTTATCTATTTGTTTTAATTACAATGTGTATTTGGGGGGGATTTACCATTTTCTCCCGTTTAAATTTACATTGGCATGTGAGTGCATGGGATTTGGTGGCAATGCGTTTTGCGATAGCCTTTCTTATTTTAATGCCTGTGCTCATTTATAAAAAAGATTTAGCTTTTTTATGGCATCCACGTCCAGTCATTTTAGCCTTAACAGGTGGTTTAGCCTATTGTCTAACCGTTTATACGGCTTTTTTGCAAGCACCAGCAGCTCATGCTGCAATTTTCTTAAATGGCTGTATTCCTCTATGTACGGCGGTTGCTGCTTATTTATTGTTTAAACAGCCTTTTGATAAACATACTTGGTTAAGTCTTAGCATCATGTTAAGTGCGCTTGTATTAATGAGCTATCTGATGCTGCATGATCAAGCGGCCGCTTTTGGCTTAGGCGATTTACTTTTTTTTATCAGTGCTGTTTGGTGGGGAGTTTTTACAGTATTGCTTAAACAATGGAAATTATCGGCTTGGCATTCCATGGCAAGCGTGGCAATTTGGTCGGCGATTATTTATTTACCTGTCTATATTTTATTTGTTCCAAAACATTTTCAAGAAGCAGAACCCATTCATTTAGTCATTCAAGGTTTATTTCATGGTGTATTGGTCGTAATTATTGCAACTTTGACCTATGTTGCTGCGATTGAGCGTTTAGGTGCATTTAAAACGGGTAGTATTGTTACTTTGGCACCTTTTATTGCCGCTGTGATTGCTGTTCCACTGCTTGATGAGCCTTTAAATACAGCGATTGCTTGTGGTTTAGTAGGAATGGGTATTGGTGCATTACAGCCATGGCGCTGGTTTAAAAAAGACACGCTGAGTGAACGACTCGCGCAACAGAAGCAGGATTAA
- the coaE gene encoding dephospho-CoA kinase (Dephospho-CoA kinase (CoaE) performs the final step in coenzyme A biosynthesis.) has translation MSFILGITGGIGSGKSAATQWFESQGIVVVDADIVAREVVEPGQPALKEIQLSFGDWVLLEDGNLNRRALREHIFQFPEARETLEKITHPAIRQSIIQQLQQAESPYVILVSPLLFETNQHELVHHTLLIDANEQTQLQRASQRDGQNEEQIRKIIAVQMPRTQKQLLANDIVMNDGLLEHLHQQLKPLHLKYLQTAEQAF, from the coding sequence ATGAGTTTTATCTTGGGCATTACTGGTGGCATTGGTAGTGGCAAATCCGCCGCGACACAATGGTTTGAATCCCAAGGAATTGTTGTAGTCGATGCAGATATTGTAGCTCGTGAGGTGGTTGAGCCGGGTCAACCTGCTTTGAAAGAAATTCAACTTTCTTTTGGAGACTGGGTATTATTAGAAGATGGCAATCTGAATCGACGTGCACTTCGTGAACACATATTCCAGTTTCCAGAAGCGCGAGAAACACTCGAAAAGATCACTCACCCTGCTATACGCCAATCCATTATTCAACAATTACAACAAGCAGAAAGCCCTTATGTCATTTTAGTTTCACCTCTTCTCTTTGAAACCAATCAACATGAACTTGTGCATCATACCCTACTCATCGATGCAAATGAACAAACACAACTACAACGTGCAAGTCAAAGAGATGGACAAAATGAAGAACAAATCCGCAAAATTATCGCGGTACAAATGCCTCGCACCCAAAAGCAATTACTCGCAAATGATATTGTTATGAATGATGGTTTACTTGAGCACCTTCATCAACAACTAAAACCATTACATCTAAAATATCTACAAACTGCTGAACAGGCATTTTAA
- a CDS encoding prepilin peptidase — MHQFLSYFIDNPTALYVAVGLLSLCIGSFLNVVIYRTPKMMEQEWHHECQMLLHPEQPIIDETKLTLSTPPSTCPKCKSAIHWYQNIPVMSWLMLRGKCGACQNPISIRYPLIELLTMICSLIVVAIFGATVQMLFGLILTWVLITLTFIDFDTQLLPDRFTLPLAALGLGINSFTIYTSAGSAIWGYLIGFLCLWIVYYIFKLVTGKEGMGYGDFKLLAALGAWMGPLMLPLIVLLSSVVGAIIGIILIKMRGENQPFAFGPYIAIAGWIAFLWGNQIMKIYLGG; from the coding sequence ATGCATCAATTTTTATCTTACTTTATAGACAACCCAACTGCGTTATATGTCGCAGTTGGACTTTTAAGTTTATGCATTGGTAGTTTTTTAAATGTCGTCATCTATAGAACACCAAAGATGATGGAACAAGAATGGCATCATGAATGCCAAATGTTGTTACACCCAGAACAACCTATAATAGACGAAACTAAATTAACCTTAAGCACCCCACCATCTACATGTCCAAAATGTAAATCTGCTATTCACTGGTATCAAAATATTCCTGTAATGAGTTGGTTAATGCTTCGTGGCAAATGTGGTGCTTGCCAAAATCCAATTAGTATTCGCTATCCACTTATTGAACTATTAACAATGATTTGCTCATTAATAGTAGTTGCTATATTTGGTGCGACCGTACAAATGTTATTTGGCTTAATACTCACTTGGGTCTTAATCACATTAACGTTTATTGATTTCGACACACAGCTATTACCCGATCGCTTTACCTTACCACTTGCCGCACTAGGCTTGGGAATCAATAGTTTCACTATTTATACTTCTGCTGGTTCAGCGATTTGGGGCTATTTGATTGGCTTTCTATGCTTATGGATTGTTTACTATATCTTTAAACTCGTCACAGGCAAGGAAGGTATGGGCTATGGTGATTTTAAACTACTTGCAGCTTTAGGTGCTTGGATGGGACCATTGATGCTCCCCCTAATTGTGCTACTCTCTTCAGTTGTTGGTGCAATTATTGGAATTATTTTGATAAAAATGCGTGGTGAAAACCAACCATTTGCATTTGGTCCTTATATTGCAATTGCTGGCTGGATTGCATTTTTATGGGGAAATCAAATTATGAAAATATATCTAGGTGGATAA
- a CDS encoding type II secretion system F family protein, producing the protein MAVKKAQMMPTFAYEGIDRKGAKIKGEVPARNMALAKVTLRKQGITIKNIREKRKNILEGLMKKKVSTLDITIFTRQLATMMKAGVPLVQGFEIVAEGLENPSMREVVLGIKGEVEGGNTFAGALKKYPQHFDNLFCSLVESGEQSGALETMLDRVAIYKEKSELLKQKIKKAMKYPISVLIVAVIVTVILMVKVVPVFQDLFSSFGADLPAFTQMVVNMSNWTQKYWFILIIVIATLIACVLETKKRSKKFRDFLDKMALKAPIFGDLVYKAIIARYSRTLATTFAAGVPLIDALESTAGATNNVVYEEAVMKIREDVATGQQLQFAMRVSNKFPSMAIQMVAIGEESGALDTMLDKVATHFENEVDNAVDGLTSMMEPLIMAVLGVLVGGLVIAMYLPIFQMGSVM; encoded by the coding sequence ATGGCAGTTAAAAAAGCGCAAATGATGCCTACTTTTGCCTATGAAGGAATAGATCGTAAAGGGGCTAAAATCAAAGGGGAAGTTCCAGCACGTAACATGGCTTTAGCCAAAGTCACGTTACGAAAACAAGGAATTACCATTAAAAATATTCGAGAAAAACGCAAAAATATTCTCGAAGGTTTAATGAAGAAAAAAGTATCAACATTAGATATTACGATTTTTACTCGTCAATTAGCAACCATGATGAAAGCAGGCGTACCCTTAGTACAAGGCTTTGAGATCGTCGCCGAGGGTTTAGAAAATCCCTCTATGCGTGAAGTTGTACTAGGAATTAAAGGGGAAGTTGAAGGTGGCAATACATTTGCTGGCGCGCTAAAAAAATATCCACAACATTTTGATAATCTATTCTGTTCATTAGTTGAATCGGGTGAGCAATCGGGTGCATTGGAAACTATGCTAGATCGTGTTGCGATCTATAAAGAAAAAAGCGAATTATTAAAACAAAAAATTAAAAAAGCCATGAAATATCCAATTAGTGTTCTTATTGTAGCCGTGATTGTAACTGTGATTTTAATGGTTAAAGTCGTTCCAGTGTTTCAAGACCTATTTAGTTCCTTCGGTGCAGATCTTCCAGCATTTACTCAAATGGTTGTAAACATGTCCAATTGGACACAGAAATACTGGTTTATCTTAATTATAGTAATTGCAACATTAATTGCCTGCGTCTTAGAAACAAAAAAACGTAGTAAAAAATTCAGAGACTTTTTAGATAAAATGGCACTCAAAGCACCTATTTTTGGTGATCTAGTCTATAAAGCGATTATTGCTCGTTATAGCCGTACACTTGCAACCACTTTTGCCGCTGGTGTACCACTGATTGATGCTCTCGAATCTACAGCTGGTGCAACGAATAATGTTGTTTACGAAGAAGCTGTGATGAAAATTCGTGAGGATGTTGCAACAGGTCAACAGCTACAATTTGCGATGCGTGTGTCAAATAAATTCCCGTCCATGGCGATTCAAATGGTTGCAATTGGTGAAGAATCTGGAGCATTGGACACGATGTTAGATAAAGTCGCAACACATTTTGAAAATGAAGTGGATAATGCAGTCGATGGCTTAACATCAATGATGGAACCACTGATCATGGCGGTATTAGGTGTACTCGTGGGTGGTCTAGTTATCGCGATGTACCTTCCTATTTTCCAAATGGGATCAGTAATGTAA
- the pilB gene encoding type IV-A pilus assembly ATPase PilB: MSGLHTSPKFSGFIRRLVEDGHMTAANMQNAIDAAKKAKQDIVAHLIEQHRLSPLTIAESISVEFGEPLFDLAVYDVGLLPRELTDNKLIQKHRVVPLIQRGQILYVATSNPTNIDALDAIRFNTKLNIEPIIVEHTKLEKLIEQHFGDSGSFDFGDSEDFDLDIDVNQDSPQENDDNSSQGDESPIVKYINKLLIDAIRMGASDLHFEPYEKTYRVRYRVDGVLRQIATPPLQMANRLASRLKVMSQMDISEKRMPQDGRIKLKLSKTKAIDFRVNSLPTLFGEKLVLRILDPSSAMLGIEALGYEDDQKALFIEALEKPQGMLLITGPTGSGKTVSLYTGLNILNTEDTNISTAEDPVEINLEGINQVNVNPKTGLTFSAALKAFLRQDPDVIMVGEIRDLETAEIAIKAAQTGHMVMSTLHTNSAPETLTRLRNMGVPSFNIATSVNLVIAQRLARRLCSQCKIPLNVPKQSLIELGFTEQDLANPDLQIFQPIGCPECREGYKGRVGIYEVMKVTPAISKIIMEDGNALQIAAASEQAGFNNLRRSGLKKVMQGITSLQEINRVTSE, translated from the coding sequence ATGTCAGGATTACATACGTCTCCAAAGTTTTCGGGGTTCATTCGACGTTTAGTTGAAGATGGTCATATGACTGCTGCAAATATGCAGAATGCAATTGATGCAGCCAAGAAAGCCAAACAAGATATTGTTGCTCATTTGATTGAACAACATCGTCTTTCTCCACTTACCATTGCAGAAAGCATCTCCGTAGAATTTGGCGAACCACTTTTTGATTTGGCGGTTTACGATGTTGGATTATTACCTCGAGAATTAACCGACAATAAACTCATACAAAAACATCGTGTTGTTCCGTTAATACAACGTGGACAAATTTTGTATGTTGCTACGAGCAACCCAACTAATATTGATGCATTAGATGCAATTAGGTTCAATACGAAACTTAATATTGAACCAATTATTGTTGAGCATACGAAACTTGAAAAGTTAATCGAACAACATTTCGGTGATTCAGGTAGTTTCGATTTTGGTGACAGTGAAGACTTCGATTTAGATATCGATGTTAATCAAGATTCTCCTCAAGAAAATGACGATAATTCATCTCAAGGTGATGAATCGCCTATTGTTAAATATATTAATAAGCTTTTAATTGATGCAATTCGCATGGGCGCATCAGATTTACATTTTGAACCTTACGAAAAAACGTATCGTGTGCGTTATCGTGTAGATGGCGTTCTACGCCAAATTGCTACCCCACCATTACAAATGGCAAATCGCTTGGCTTCTCGTTTAAAAGTTATGTCCCAAATGGATATTTCAGAAAAACGAATGCCTCAAGATGGTCGTATTAAACTCAAGTTATCAAAAACCAAAGCAATTGATTTCCGTGTTAACTCTTTACCTACTTTATTTGGAGAAAAATTAGTACTACGTATTTTGGATCCATCAAGTGCTATGCTCGGGATTGAAGCATTAGGTTATGAAGATGATCAGAAAGCATTATTCATTGAAGCACTTGAAAAGCCTCAAGGAATGCTATTGATTACAGGTCCAACAGGTTCTGGTAAAACCGTATCGCTATATACTGGTCTAAATATTCTAAACACTGAAGATACCAATATTTCAACAGCAGAAGACCCTGTTGAAATTAACTTGGAAGGCATTAATCAGGTCAACGTGAATCCAAAGACGGGATTAACTTTCTCTGCTGCATTAAAGGCTTTCTTACGCCAAGACCCGGATGTAATTATGGTCGGTGAGATTCGTGATTTGGAAACAGCCGAAATTGCAATTAAAGCAGCGCAAACAGGTCATATGGTGATGTCAACACTGCATACCAACAGTGCGCCAGAAACTTTAACTCGTTTACGCAACATGGGTGTACCTTCGTTTAATATCGCAACATCAGTTAATCTTGTTATCGCACAACGTTTAGCACGACGTTTATGCTCACAATGTAAAATACCTCTTAATGTACCTAAGCAGAGTCTCATTGAACTAGGATTTACTGAACAAGATTTAGCCAATCCAGATTTACAAATATTTCAGCCTATTGGATGTCCTGAATGCCGTGAAGGGTATAAAGGGCGAGTAGGTATTTATGAAGTCATGAAGGTCACCCCCGCAATCTCTAAAATTATCATGGAAGATGGAAATGCACTGCAAATTGCAGCAGCATCAGAACAAGCAGGGTTTAATAATCTCCGGCGTTCTGGTTTGAAAAAAGTAATGCAAGGAATTACCTCATTGCAGGAAATTAACCGAGTAACAAGTGAATAA